In Pseudomonas sp. Leaf58, one DNA window encodes the following:
- a CDS encoding ABC transporter substrate-binding protein translates to MCMDDCCSASSRRDFLKLGAMLTAAGALPLLSSLQARAAAEPDAPVRIGYLPITDATPLLVAHNNGLFEAEGIKAERPVLLRSWAQVIEAFISGQVNVIHLLSPMTVWARYGSKVPAKVVAWNHVGGSGLTVAPDISDLQQLGGKTVAIPFWYSIHNVVLQQMLNDNGLTPVSKPINASLAANEVNLLVLPPSDMPPALASKRIAGYIVAEPFNALAENLKVGRVQRFTGDVWRNHACCVVFMHEHDLNNRPDWSQKVVNAIVKAQHWTRDHRAEAAALLSKAGPNKYTPHEPAVLAKVLAPAAEDRAGYIASGAIRHQQWDEKRIDFQPYPSPSYTEELVKRLKTTLIEGDNGFLAGLDPVQTARDLVDDRFVRNAIAAVGGPSVFGIADTFERSEEFAV, encoded by the coding sequence ATGTGCATGGATGACTGCTGTAGCGCTTCTTCGCGTCGCGATTTCCTCAAACTCGGTGCCATGCTCACGGCCGCCGGTGCCCTGCCGTTGCTGTCGAGCCTGCAGGCGCGTGCCGCCGCCGAGCCGGATGCGCCGGTGCGTATCGGCTACCTGCCGATTACCGATGCCACGCCGCTGCTGGTGGCGCACAACAACGGCCTGTTCGAGGCCGAAGGCATCAAGGCCGAGCGCCCGGTGTTGCTGCGCAGTTGGGCGCAGGTGATCGAGGCGTTCATCTCTGGCCAGGTCAATGTCATCCACCTGCTGTCGCCGATGACCGTGTGGGCACGCTATGGCAGCAAGGTGCCGGCCAAGGTCGTAGCCTGGAACCACGTGGGCGGTTCGGGCCTGACCGTGGCCCCGGACATCAGCGACCTGCAGCAACTGGGCGGCAAGACTGTGGCCATTCCGTTCTGGTATTCGATCCACAACGTGGTGCTGCAGCAGATGCTCAACGACAACGGCCTGACCCCGGTATCGAAGCCAATCAATGCGTCACTGGCTGCCAACGAAGTCAATCTGCTGGTACTGCCGCCGTCCGACATGCCGCCGGCGCTGGCCAGCAAGCGCATCGCCGGTTACATCGTCGCCGAGCCGTTCAACGCCCTGGCCGAGAACCTCAAGGTTGGCCGCGTGCAGCGCTTCACTGGCGATGTGTGGCGCAACCATGCCTGCTGCGTGGTGTTCATGCATGAGCATGACCTGAACAACCGCCCGGATTGGTCGCAGAAGGTGGTCAACGCCATCGTCAAGGCCCAGCACTGGACCCGCGACCATCGCGCCGAAGCCGCTGCGCTGTTGTCCAAGGCCGGCCCCAACAAGTACACCCCGCACGAGCCGGCGGTGTTGGCCAAGGTGCTGGCCCCGGCGGCCGAGGACCGTGCCGGCTACATTGCCAGTGGCGCCATTCGTCACCAGCAGTGGGACGAAAAGCGCATCGACTTCCAGCCTTACCCATCCCCCAGCTACACCGAAGAGCTGGTCAAGCGCCTGAAAACCACCCTGATCGAGGGTGACAACGGGTTCCTTGCTGGCCTGGACCCCGTTCAGACTGCTCGCGACCTGGTCGACGACCGCTTCGTGCGCAACGCCATCGCCGCCGTTGGCGGGCCGTCGGTGTTCGGCATCGCCGACACCTTCGAGCGTAGCGAGGAGTTTGCGGTCTGA
- a CDS encoding ABC transporter permease — protein sequence MRTHVVHAGLGLAGLLGLLLLWWAGVAVFGQADGLSARFSPAATLASLVELLGQAEVYGHIWVSLTRILVGLLLALLFGVPLGLLVGSYRHLEAATTPAFQFLRMISPLSWMPVVVMLMGVGDQPIYFLLAFAALWPILLNTAAGVRQLDPRWLQLSRSLSATRWETLCKVIVPGVIGHVLTGVRLAIGILWIVLVPCEMLGVSAGLGYFILDTRDRLAYSELMAMVLLIGVLGFVLDALARGLHRRWVHG from the coding sequence ATGCGCACGCATGTCGTACATGCCGGGCTTGGCCTGGCCGGGTTGCTGGGTTTGTTGCTGTTGTGGTGGGCGGGTGTGGCCGTGTTCGGCCAGGCCGATGGCCTGTCGGCGCGCTTTTCGCCGGCGGCGACCTTGGCCAGCCTGGTCGAGTTGCTGGGGCAGGCTGAGGTCTATGGGCACATCTGGGTCAGCCTCACACGCATCCTGGTCGGGCTGCTGCTGGCGCTACTTTTTGGCGTGCCGCTGGGCTTGTTGGTGGGCAGCTACCGGCACCTGGAAGCAGCGACCACACCAGCGTTTCAGTTCCTGCGCATGATCTCGCCGCTGTCGTGGATGCCAGTGGTGGTGATGCTGATGGGCGTGGGTGACCAGCCGATTTACTTCCTGTTGGCGTTTGCTGCGTTGTGGCCCATTTTGTTGAACACTGCGGCCGGGGTCAGGCAGTTGGACCCGCGGTGGTTGCAGTTGAGCCGCAGTTTGAGTGCCACGCGCTGGGAGACCTTGTGCAAGGTGATCGTGCCGGGGGTGATCGGCCACGTGCTGACCGGCGTGCGCCTGGCCATCGGCATTTTGTGGATCGTGCTGGTGCCGTGCGAAATGCTTGGGGTGAGTGCGGGGCTGGGCTATTTCATTCTCGATACCCGCGACCGGCTGGCGTATTCCGAGCTGATGGCGATGGTGTTGCTGATCGGGGTGCTGGGGTTTGTGCTGGATGCCTTGGCGCGTGGGCTGCATCGGCGCTGGGTGCATGGCTGA
- a CDS encoding GNAT family N-acetyltransferase, producing the protein MFILSRLDSVPPESFQNQIRELVIHHVGDLSSVAISADNPLYPLYQYGVGMEVHQYLQALDGSRGLAVALTLALDAEAPDQLLGFALSLPAEDDAQACALAFLAVRASHRRQGIARALLRDLQARHACVELNAFASQVPWFEAMGMQVVAANGPQVLMSSTGQASGALIGRLDIAPIYQTAEVMQIHTYLLNQQGEDAMIEAEQLRDERLDELTAQARECVRQRKTVH; encoded by the coding sequence ATGTTCATCCTGAGCCGCCTCGACAGCGTGCCGCCCGAATCCTTCCAAAACCAGATCCGCGAACTGGTCATTCACCACGTCGGCGACCTGAGCAGCGTCGCCATCAGCGCCGACAACCCGCTATACCCGCTGTACCAGTACGGCGTCGGCATGGAAGTGCACCAGTACCTGCAAGCGCTGGACGGCAGCCGTGGCCTAGCTGTGGCACTGACCTTGGCGCTGGATGCCGAGGCCCCCGACCAGTTGCTGGGTTTCGCCCTGTCGCTGCCAGCCGAGGACGATGCGCAGGCGTGTGCCCTGGCGTTCCTGGCCGTGCGCGCCAGCCATCGCCGCCAGGGCATCGCCCGGGCCCTGCTACGCGACCTGCAGGCACGCCATGCCTGCGTCGAGCTGAATGCCTTTGCCAGCCAGGTGCCGTGGTTTGAAGCGATGGGCATGCAGGTGGTGGCGGCCAATGGGCCGCAGGTGTTGATGAGCAGCACTGGGCAAGCCAGCGGCGCGTTGATTGGCAGGTTGGACATTGCGCCGATCTACCAGACGGCGGAGGTGATGCAGATTCACACCTACCTGCTCAACCAGCAGGGTGAGGATGCGATGATCGAAGCGGAACAGCTGCGTGATGAGCGGCTGGACGAGCTGACCGCCCAGGCTCGGGAATGTGTGCGGCAGCGCAAGACCGTGCATTGA
- the argC gene encoding N-acetyl-gamma-glutamyl-phosphate reductase, with protein MHTPVVFIDGDQGTTGLQIHARLQGRSDLRLLTLPEAERKNPQRRREAINSADIALLCLPDDAAREAVAAIHNPQVRVIDASSAHRTTPGWVYGLAELDPQQPERIAHSKRVSNPGCYPTGAIALLRPLVKAGLLPADYPLNIHAISGYSGGGRAAVERHEQPAAGKAPALQLYGLELAHKHVPEIQQHAGLSARPMFMPGYGAYRQGIVLSIPLQLRLLPGQVSVEQLQACLAEHYQGARHVQLMPLHQHGAAPALDPEALNDSNDLRLALYANPEHGQVVLTAVFDNLGKGASGAAVQNLDLMLGALQVQG; from the coding sequence ATGCACACCCCTGTTGTTTTCATTGACGGTGACCAAGGCACCACCGGCCTGCAGATCCATGCCCGCCTGCAAGGCCGCAGCGACTTGCGCCTGCTGACCCTGCCCGAAGCCGAGCGGAAAAACCCGCAACGCCGCCGCGAGGCAATCAACAGCGCCGACATCGCCCTGCTGTGCCTGCCCGATGACGCCGCCCGCGAGGCCGTGGCCGCGATTCACAACCCGCAGGTACGGGTGATCGACGCCAGCTCCGCGCACCGCACTACCCCAGGCTGGGTCTATGGCCTGGCGGAGCTTGACCCACAGCAACCTGAGCGCATTGCGCACAGCAAGCGCGTCAGCAACCCCGGCTGCTACCCCACCGGCGCCATTGCCCTGCTGCGCCCACTGGTCAAGGCCGGCTTGTTGCCAGCGGACTACCCGCTGAACATCCACGCCATCTCGGGCTATTCCGGTGGTGGCCGCGCTGCGGTCGAACGCCATGAACAGCCCGCGGCTGGAAAAGCCCCAGCCCTGCAGCTGTATGGCCTGGAACTGGCGCACAAGCACGTGCCAGAGATTCAGCAGCACGCCGGGCTATCGGCACGGCCGATGTTCATGCCCGGCTATGGCGCCTACCGCCAGGGCATCGTGCTGAGCATCCCGCTGCAGTTGCGGCTGTTGCCCGGCCAGGTCAGCGTCGAACAGCTGCAGGCCTGCCTGGCCGAGCATTACCAAGGCGCCCGCCACGTCCAGCTGATGCCCCTGCATCAACACGGCGCAGCGCCGGCCCTGGACCCCGAGGCGCTAAACGACAGCAACGACCTGCGCCTGGCGCTGTACGCCAACCCGGAGCATGGCCAGGTGGTGCTGACCGCAGTGTTCGACAACCTTGGCAAAGGCGCCTCTGGCGCGGCGGTGCAAAACCTCGACCTGATGCTTGGTGCATTACAGGTGCAAGGCTGA
- a CDS encoding LysR family transcriptional regulator, translated as MREISLDRLRTLVVISDLGSFAEAARQLNLAPPTISLHVAELEARIGAPLLTRTRGQVRPTAIGETLLARARRLLADADLALDEVRRQVAGLTGRVRLGASTGAIAHLLPQALEHLGTVHPGIDVQVQVLTSQASLARLREGTLDIGLVALPQLAGKGLEVTPWRRDPILAYVPADWQPPASVTPTWLAQRALILNDSSTQLSRVTGEWFAAAGLYPEPRIELNFNDAIKSLVGAGYGATLLPQEGEAAELDRRIARRPLRPGLWRELGIACREGPVERATGYVLQALERLRQ; from the coding sequence ATGCGCGAAATCAGCCTCGACCGCCTGCGTACCTTGGTGGTTATCAGCGACCTAGGCTCTTTTGCCGAAGCCGCCCGTCAGCTCAACCTGGCGCCGCCTACCATCAGCCTGCACGTGGCCGAACTGGAGGCGCGTATCGGCGCCCCGTTGCTCACCCGCACCCGCGGCCAAGTGCGGCCCACGGCCATCGGCGAAACCCTGTTGGCCCGCGCCCGCCGTTTGCTGGCCGACGCCGACCTGGCGCTGGACGAAGTGCGCCGGCAGGTCGCAGGCCTGACCGGGCGCGTGCGCCTGGGCGCTTCAACCGGTGCTATCGCCCATCTGCTGCCGCAGGCGCTGGAGCACCTGGGTACCGTGCACCCTGGGATCGATGTACAGGTGCAGGTGCTGACGTCCCAGGCTTCGTTGGCACGCCTGCGCGAAGGCACGCTGGATATTGGCCTGGTGGCGTTGCCGCAACTGGCTGGCAAGGGGCTTGAGGTTACTCCCTGGCGGCGCGACCCGATCCTCGCCTACGTGCCGGCCGACTGGCAGCCACCGGCCAGCGTTACACCCACCTGGTTGGCGCAGCGTGCGTTGATTCTCAACGACAGCAGCACCCAGCTGTCGCGGGTGACCGGGGAGTGGTTCGCGGCGGCAGGGTTGTACCCTGAACCACGGATCGAGCTGAACTTCAACGATGCCATCAAGAGCCTGGTTGGGGCTGGGTACGGGGCGACGTTGCTGCCGCAAGAAGGGGAGGCGGCCGAGCTGGACCGGCGCATTGCCCGCCGGCCGTTGCGGCCGGGGTTGTGGCGAGAGTTGGGCATTGCCTGCCGGGAAGGGCCGGTGGAACGGGCCACGGGGTATGTGTTGCAGGCGCTGGAACGGTTGCGCCAGTGA
- a CDS encoding 4-oxalocrotonate tautomerase family protein, protein MPYVHIRVTDEGVSAEQKRQLIEQTTHMLQQVLGKPPASTFVVIEEVPTDNWGVGGETVTAVRARARG, encoded by the coding sequence ATGCCTTATGTGCATATTCGCGTGACCGATGAAGGGGTGAGCGCTGAGCAAAAGCGCCAATTGATCGAACAGACCACGCACATGTTGCAGCAGGTGCTGGGCAAGCCGCCGGCCAGTACCTTTGTGGTGATCGAGGAAGTGCCCACCGACAACTGGGGTGTAGGTGGGGAGACGGTGACCGCAGTGCGGGCGCGAGCGCGGGGTTAA
- a CDS encoding SDR family NAD(P)-dependent oxidoreductase yields the protein MHTPRTVIITGASSGLGFALAEAFLERGDNVVGNARSQARLEQAAARLGNPSRFLGVAGDIAEPGTAQRLFAGAVQAFGSVDILINNAGIFIAKPFAEYTEADVDALVGTNLKGFFYPAQEAARIMTRQGHGQIIAITASIALQPDTRVPALLPVLVKGGLNQAVKGLALELAASGVQVNAVAPGIIDTPLHGGTVQGLGALSPSGRTGTPQDVVDAVLYLADSHFVSGVILPVDGGSTAGTWH from the coding sequence ATGCACACGCCCCGCACAGTCATCATCACCGGAGCCTCCAGCGGCCTGGGTTTCGCCTTGGCCGAGGCGTTCCTCGAACGCGGCGACAACGTCGTCGGCAATGCCCGCAGCCAGGCCCGTCTGGAGCAAGCCGCAGCCCGCCTGGGCAACCCATCGCGCTTTCTCGGCGTGGCCGGTGACATCGCCGAGCCGGGCACTGCGCAGCGGCTGTTCGCTGGCGCTGTGCAAGCGTTTGGCAGCGTCGACATCCTCATCAACAACGCCGGCATCTTCATTGCCAAGCCGTTTGCCGAATACACCGAAGCGGACGTCGACGCCCTGGTCGGCACCAACCTCAAGGGCTTCTTCTACCCGGCCCAGGAAGCGGCGCGGATCATGACCCGGCAAGGGCATGGGCAGATCATCGCCATTACCGCCTCCATCGCCTTGCAACCCGACACCCGCGTGCCGGCCCTGCTGCCGGTACTGGTCAAGGGCGGCCTGAACCAGGCGGTGAAAGGCCTGGCGCTGGAGCTGGCGGCCAGCGGCGTACAGGTGAATGCCGTGGCGCCGGGGATCATCGATACGCCGCTGCACGGCGGCACTGTTCAGGGGCTGGGCGCGCTGTCGCCCAGTGGCCGCACCGGCACGCCCCAGGATGTGGTGGACGCGGTGCTGTACCTGGCCGACTCACACTTCGTCAGCGGCGTCATTCTACCGGTGGATGGCGGTAGCACCGCTGGCACTTGGCATTGA
- a CDS encoding LysR family transcriptional regulator, with protein MTRHFDDLQLGSLELFCLAADSGSFTAAATDAGVTPAAVSRSVARLEQRLGVRLFVRTTRQMRLSAAGQAYYQQCRQALGQLVEAERQVTGGQLEPSGRLRISAPTPYAHHRLLPLLPRFAQRYPQVQVDVHVSNRNVDFAEEPFDLAIRGREPADSRLVARRLEDAELVVVATPGYLARAGTPQTPHDLLQHECIQFEMPSSGRRPPWSFRQDGRQVEIETQGAFTCLGDFLATTTLVRHGGGLMQVYRFTVQDALARGELVEVLGAFGGTSRPFTLIYPQARHMPLRVRVFIDFLLAEVGLALGN; from the coding sequence ATGACCCGCCATTTCGATGACTTGCAATTGGGTAGCCTGGAGCTGTTCTGCCTGGCCGCCGACAGCGGCAGCTTCACGGCTGCGGCCACGGACGCTGGCGTTACCCCGGCGGCGGTCAGCCGCAGCGTGGCTCGCCTGGAACAGCGTTTGGGCGTGCGCCTGTTTGTACGGACCACGCGGCAGATGCGCCTGTCCGCGGCCGGCCAGGCCTATTACCAGCAATGCCGGCAGGCGCTGGGGCAACTGGTCGAGGCCGAGCGCCAGGTCACAGGCGGGCAGCTCGAACCGAGCGGTCGCCTACGTATCAGTGCCCCTACACCCTATGCCCACCATCGGCTATTGCCGTTGCTGCCGCGGTTTGCTCAGCGCTACCCGCAGGTGCAGGTGGATGTGCATGTCAGCAACCGCAACGTCGACTTTGCCGAGGAACCGTTCGACCTTGCCATTCGTGGCCGCGAGCCGGCGGATTCACGCCTGGTGGCGCGTCGCCTGGAAGATGCCGAACTGGTGGTGGTGGCCACACCGGGTTACCTGGCCCGCGCCGGCACGCCGCAGACACCGCACGATTTGCTGCAGCACGAGTGCATCCAGTTCGAAATGCCCAGCAGTGGCCGCCGGCCGCCCTGGAGCTTTCGCCAGGATGGCCGCCAGGTGGAGATCGAAACCCAAGGTGCATTCACTTGCCTAGGCGATTTCCTTGCCACCACCACCTTGGTGCGCCATGGCGGCGGGCTGATGCAGGTTTACCGGTTTACCGTGCAGGATGCCCTGGCCCGTGGCGAGTTAGTCGAAGTGCTCGGGGCGTTTGGCGGGACCTCGCGGCCGTTCACGCTGATCTACCCCCAGGCCCGGCACATGCCGTTGCGGGTACGTGTGTTCATCGATTTCCTGCTTGCCGAAGTTGGCCTGGCGCTGGGTAACTGA
- a CDS encoding TIGR04211 family SH3 domain-containing protein, whose translation MPDSRPTASAFNALRSGLIASLVALAAPVHAEEPASDARWVSDSLSTYVRSGPTDGHRIVGTLKSGQKLTLIGSQGNYSQVRGQNGDLVWILSNDLQAVPGQGERLPQLDAQVADLTGQLKTIDDSWKSRVQGMQETLDSRKKLIDELEARNKALNEQLDQSQSELRDTQARLGDENKQVMMRYMVYGGSIAGAGLLVGLILPALTRGRKKNDRWF comes from the coding sequence ATGCCCGACTCCCGCCCCACTGCTTCCGCCTTTAATGCCCTGCGCAGCGGCCTGATCGCCAGCCTGGTAGCCCTTGCCGCCCCAGTGCACGCCGAAGAGCCTGCCAGCGATGCACGCTGGGTTAGCGACAGCCTGAGCACCTACGTGCGCAGCGGCCCAACCGATGGCCACCGTATCGTCGGCACCCTCAAGTCAGGGCAGAAGCTGACCCTGATCGGCAGCCAAGGCAATTACAGCCAAGTGCGCGGGCAGAACGGTGATTTGGTGTGGATCCTCAGCAACGACTTGCAGGCAGTGCCGGGCCAGGGCGAGCGCCTGCCGCAGCTCGATGCTCAGGTCGCCGACCTGACCGGGCAGTTGAAAACCATCGACGACAGCTGGAAGAGCCGCGTGCAAGGCATGCAGGAAACCCTCGATTCGCGCAAAAAGTTGATCGACGAACTGGAAGCGCGCAACAAGGCGCTAAATGAACAGCTTGACCAGAGCCAGTCGGAGCTGCGCGATACCCAAGCCCGCCTGGGTGACGAGAACAAGCAGGTGATGATGCGTTACATGGTGTATGGCGGCAGCATTGCCGGCGCAGGCTTGTTGGTGGGGCTGATCCTGCCGGCGTTGACCCGTGGGCGCAAGAAGAACGATCGCTGGTTCTGA
- a CDS encoding VOC family protein — protein sequence MTAKNTICLWYDNDAEEAANFYASVFPDSRVIALHKAPSDYPSGKQGEVITVEFTVMGIPCVGLNGGKAFTHCEAFSFQVSTEDQAETDRLWDAIVGNGGAASVCGWCKDKWGISWQITPRILIQAMDHPDRAAAKRAFEAMMQMGKIDVARIEAALKG from the coding sequence ATGACAGCCAAGAACACCATCTGCCTGTGGTACGACAACGATGCCGAGGAAGCCGCCAACTTCTATGCCAGCGTTTTCCCCGACAGCAGGGTGATTGCGTTACACAAGGCGCCGAGTGATTACCCGTCGGGCAAGCAAGGTGAGGTGATCACCGTCGAATTCACCGTCATGGGCATCCCCTGCGTGGGGCTCAATGGCGGCAAGGCCTTCACGCATTGCGAGGCGTTTTCGTTCCAGGTCAGCACCGAGGACCAGGCCGAAACCGACCGCTTGTGGGATGCCATTGTTGGTAACGGCGGCGCGGCCAGCGTGTGCGGCTGGTGCAAGGACAAATGGGGGATCTCGTGGCAGATCACCCCACGCATCTTGATCCAAGCCATGGACCACCCCGACCGCGCAGCGGCCAAACGGGCGTTCGAGGCCATGATGCAGATGGGCAAGATCGACGTGGCCAGGATAGAGGCGGCGTTAAAAGGCTAA
- a CDS encoding BCCT family transporter has protein sequence MAKEHITETLDLGVTDPSKTAEARQDRHFEGKLDWVVFGFTSLLAIAFVLWGFLNQASLASSASSAQSWVILNFGWFFVLTSTLFVVFVLWLAASRYGRVPLGRDGEQPEFRTVSWVAMMFSAGMGIGLMFFGVAEPLSHYVSPPPGSTTGQSSEAMQVAMATTLFHWTLHPWAMYAIVGLVIAYGTYRRGRSQLISAAFRPLIGKHANGPLGRLIDMMAIFATLFGSAASLGLGALQIAGGLEYNGWIESPGKLFYISIITLLTIAFVTSAVSGVGKGIQWLSNTNMVLALVLAVFVFMVGPTLLMLNLLPTSIGIYIKMLPEMMARTNASGGEQMNSWLAGWTVFYWAWWISWTPFVGMFIARISRGRTIRQFVTGVLLVPSLVSLVWFTIFGGASIEALREGAFQLTNGAVNSNHALYQLLDSYPWASATSVLVMILVGIFFVSGADAASLVMGTLSEHGTTTPSRRTVIFWGALTGTVAAIMLAIGDPRDPGEALTGLQNLTIVVALPFVLVMVLLCLALYRDLRKDPMMLRHLRGNELIEKAVLYGAVKHGEEFYIVVQEKKASVKPVTAEAEVTGN, from the coding sequence ATGGCAAAGGAACATATCACCGAAACACTCGACCTTGGCGTGACCGACCCCTCGAAAACCGCAGAAGCCCGCCAGGACCGGCATTTCGAGGGCAAGCTTGATTGGGTCGTCTTTGGTTTTACCAGCCTTCTGGCAATCGCTTTCGTGCTGTGGGGCTTCCTCAACCAGGCCAGCCTCGCCAGCAGCGCCTCCAGCGCGCAGTCCTGGGTCATTCTCAACTTCGGCTGGTTCTTCGTGCTCACCTCCACCTTGTTCGTGGTGTTCGTGCTGTGGCTGGCCGCCAGCCGTTACGGCCGGGTCCCACTGGGGCGTGATGGTGAACAGCCAGAGTTCCGTACGGTGTCTTGGGTGGCGATGATGTTCAGCGCCGGCATGGGCATCGGCCTGATGTTCTTCGGCGTTGCCGAACCCCTGTCGCACTACGTGTCGCCGCCACCTGGGTCAACCACCGGGCAGTCGAGCGAAGCCATGCAGGTGGCCATGGCCACCACGCTGTTCCATTGGACCCTGCACCCGTGGGCCATGTACGCCATTGTCGGCCTGGTGATTGCCTATGGCACCTACCGCCGCGGGCGTTCGCAACTGATTTCCGCCGCCTTCCGGCCGCTGATCGGCAAACACGCCAATGGCCCACTCGGCCGCCTGATCGACATGATGGCGATTTTCGCCACGCTGTTCGGCTCGGCCGCCTCGTTGGGCCTGGGCGCCTTGCAAATCGCCGGCGGCCTGGAATACAACGGCTGGATCGAAAGCCCCGGCAAACTGTTTTACATCTCGATCATTACCCTGCTGACCATTGCCTTCGTCACCTCGGCGGTGTCGGGCGTCGGTAAGGGCATCCAGTGGTTGTCCAACACCAACATGGTGCTGGCGTTGGTGCTGGCAGTGTTCGTGTTCATGGTCGGCCCCACCCTGTTGATGCTCAACCTGCTGCCGACTTCGATCGGCATCTACATCAAGATGCTGCCAGAAATGATGGCCCGCACCAACGCCAGCGGCGGCGAGCAAATGAACAGCTGGCTGGCGGGCTGGACCGTGTTCTACTGGGCGTGGTGGATTTCCTGGACGCCGTTCGTGGGCATGTTCATTGCCCGCATCAGCCGCGGCCGGACCATTCGCCAGTTCGTCACCGGGGTGCTGCTGGTGCCGAGCCTGGTCAGCCTGGTGTGGTTCACCATTTTCGGCGGCGCCAGTATCGAGGCCCTGCGCGAAGGCGCCTTCCAGCTGACCAACGGTGCGGTCAACAGCAACCACGCGCTGTACCAGTTGCTAGACAGCTACCCATGGGCCTCGGCGACCTCGGTGCTGGTGATGATCTTGGTAGGCATCTTCTTCGTCTCGGGGGCCGACGCGGCTTCGCTGGTGATGGGCACGCTGTCGGAGCACGGCACCACCACGCCATCGCGGCGCACGGTGATCTTCTGGGGCGCACTGACCGGTACGGTGGCCGCGATCATGCTGGCCATCGGCGACCCGCGAGACCCTGGCGAGGCGCTGACCGGGCTGCAAAACCTGACCATCGTCGTGGCGCTGCCGTTCGTCTTGGTGATGGTACTGCTGTGCCTGGCGCTGTACCGTGACCTGCGCAAGGACCCGATGATGCTGCGCCACCTGCGCGGCAATGAACTGATCGAAAAGGCCGTGCTGTATGGTGCGGTGAAGCATGGCGAAGAGTTCTACATTGTGGTGCAGGAGAAGAAGGCATCAGTGAAACCGGTAACGGCAGAGGCCGAAGTAACCGGCAACTGA
- a CDS encoding DUF1289 domain-containing protein, with amino-acid sequence MAKDIDNPCVSLCQLNSELCVSCGRTRDEIRKWRGMKRPEKMATVQRAATRMKALAKKAAKRQNAD; translated from the coding sequence ATGGCCAAAGACATCGACAACCCCTGCGTCTCGTTATGCCAGCTCAACAGCGAGCTGTGCGTGAGCTGTGGCCGCACCCGCGATGAAATCCGCAAGTGGCGGGGCATGAAGCGCCCCGAGAAGATGGCCACCGTGCAGCGGGCGGCAACGCGCATGAAGGCTCTCGCCAAGAAGGCGGCCAAGCGGCAGAATGCCGACTGA
- a CDS encoding LysE family translocator: MDSHSLFAFTLVAAIAIASPGPATLMAINNSLAHGQRSAIWSSLGNGSGLFCLSAAAMLGLGALLASSEMLFNAVKILGAGYLFYLGARQLLKKSPMLAQGGAEGVAKVRPTPLKLYKSAFLTAVTNPKATMFFTALFPQFIDQGAALLPQFLILTGIFVALSLVSLSLYAALAARAKGVLTRPSLSRWVSRVVGTTFIGFGAAILAMRRQGA; the protein is encoded by the coding sequence ATGGATTCTCACTCGCTGTTTGCGTTTACCTTGGTCGCCGCCATCGCGATCGCCAGCCCCGGCCCTGCCACCCTGATGGCCATCAATAACAGCCTGGCCCACGGCCAGCGCAGCGCGATCTGGTCGTCGCTGGGCAATGGCTCCGGGCTGTTCTGCCTGTCGGCTGCAGCCATGCTTGGGCTGGGTGCACTGCTGGCTAGTTCTGAAATGCTGTTCAATGCCGTGAAAATCCTCGGCGCGGGCTACCTGTTCTACTTGGGCGCGCGGCAACTGCTGAAAAAAAGCCCGATGCTGGCGCAGGGCGGCGCAGAGGGCGTAGCCAAGGTCCGGCCGACGCCGCTGAAGCTGTACAAGTCGGCGTTTCTTACCGCGGTGACCAACCCCAAGGCGACCATGTTCTTCACCGCGCTGTTCCCGCAGTTCATCGATCAAGGGGCGGCGTTGCTGCCGCAGTTCCTGATCCTGACCGGGATTTTTGTAGCGTTGTCGCTGGTTTCGCTGAGCCTGTATGCCGCCTTGGCGGCACGCGCCAAGGGCGTATTGACTCGGCCCTCGCTGTCGCGTTGGGTAAGCCGGGTGGTGGGCACAACCTTCATCGGTTTTGGCGCGGCCATCCTGGCGATGCGCCGGCAGGGGGCCTGA